The Gloeobacter violaceus PCC 7421 DNA window ACCCAGCGGGAGCCTTCCCGGTCGTGTACGTCGGCACGGATGCGCACGCGGGGAGTGACCCCCGGGGCGACGAACTTGATCGCATTGGTCAGCAAGTTGAGCAGGACCTGAACCAGGGTATTGAAGTGGCCGTGCACCTCGGGAAGCGGACTAGCCACCTGCACCTCGGCTCCGACTTCCTGTAGTTTGGTCTGCAGCTGGGTGAGCACGGCGGAAATCACCGTGTTGAGATTGACCGGTTGCGGGTGGGTGTCGGCTCGTCCCAGGCGGCTGTAGGTGAGCAGATCCTGGATAAGCGTGTCCATTTGCTGGCTGGAGCGGACGATCAGTTGAGCGTACTGGTGGGCGGTGGGGGGCAATTGGGCGGAAAAATCTTCAAGCAGCGCCTGGGCCAATCCCTGCATGTTGCGCAGGGGCTCGCGCAGGTCGTGGGAGACCGAGTAGGTAAATGCCTCCAACTCCTGGTTGGCCGCCTCCAACTGCACGGTGCGTTCGCGCACCCGCCTTTCCAGTTGTTCGCTGTTTTGCTTGCGAGCGCTGATATCCTCGATCAGTCCGTCGATGATGCCGCCGTCCTCCCCAGCGCTGAGCGTGGCGCTCAACAGCACCCACAGTTCGCTGCCGTCCGGCCGCTGCAGCAAAATCTCGTTCTCCCAGTAGCCCTCCGGGGCACCGTCCGGCGGTGGGCAGTACAGCTGCTCGAAGGGCAACTGCTGGATTTGTCCGCTCGAAGTGAAGCCCAGCAACTGCAAAAAGGCGATGTTGCACTCGATGAGCCGGCCGCCCACACTCGCCCGAAACACGCCGACGTGCAGCCGGTTGAGCAGCGTCTGCAGGCGCGACTGCAACCGCTCGACGCGCCGGTTGGCCCGGGTGAAGGCAAGCGCCGAGCGTACCGCTCCCGCCAGCCGGATGTACTGCCGGGGAGACTTGGTCACGTAGTCGTCCAGCCCATCCTTCATCGCCTGGGCAGCCAGTTCACCGTTGCTGCTGTTGGTGAACATGATCACCGGGCAGTCCGGAAAGCGCCGCTTGACCCGCCGCAGCACCTGCAGTCCGTCTCCCCAGTGCAGCTGGTAGTCGGTAATCACCACATCGAAGCGCTGGGTCGCCAGAGCCCCTTCGAAGGCCGCCTGGTCGGTGATTTGCTCGGCTTGCAGGTTGGGAAACTCCTGGGTCAGCTCCCGCAGGGCAAGCAGCCGATCGCCGGGGTTGTCGTCGATGAGAATAATGCGCAGGTCTGGACTGGCCATGAAGGTGGATTGGGACGGCATAGCTTAACTTTGCTTGAAATTTGGTGAGGAGCGACTCTGCGCAAAGGAGTGTTTTTCATTTTCCCAGGCATTGGGGCTGCTATCAAAAACTTCTAGAAGCGGCCGGCGGTGCAAAGGGACTTTGGGATCATCGGTACAGGCCACATGGTACGGTACCCTGTATCGGGCATTTTGAGGGAATCAGCGCGGCGATGAGGGCGGAGCGGCGGACGATTTTGCTGGTGGAGAACAACCCGGCGGCCGTGGTGATGGTGGAAAGGGCCTTTCGCCAGGGGCAGCTCGATTTTGCACTCAAAGTGGTCCTGGACGGACGCGAGGCGCTACTCTATCTGGGCGGCGAGCCACCCTACACCGACCGCGAGAGCTATCCATTGCCGGTGATGGTAATCTCGAATATCCAGATGCCCCACGTCAGCGGCTTCGAGTTGCTCACCTGGATGCGCCGGCAGGACCACCTCAAGGACATACCGGTGGTGATGCTTTCCAGTTCCGCACTGGAGAGCGACAGCGACCAGGCCTACGCCCTTGGGGCTTTTTCGTACCTGATCAAACCTATAGGAACCGAATCGCTCATCAATGTCGTGCAGTCGCTGAACCTGTCCTGAGCGCTCCGGGGCCAACCAAACCCACCTGAGCGACAAATCCGACCTGAGGCAGATGGAGCGCCAGACCGCCTTGCCCCGATAATCGGAATGCTTGTCGGCAGTTGTTGTCTGTATTCACACCATCGAGCTTCGTTGCCCAACAATGAGCATCATCCAGAAGATCGTCTCAAAGTGGCAATACTTTGTCAGCTCCTTTTTTTACCTGGGTTATACCCAGAAAGCTTTGCAATATTCCTTTTGGCGAGACGGGATTGAACGACGATTTCCACCGCCCGCCCTCCAGGGTTTCGAGCGACCCGGCAAGCTTCTTGAGCACCGCACTGAGAGCTGGGGTGTGCACTGCCGCTTCGAGCACAGCGAACTGACCGTGCGCTTTTTGGCGGCGGATCTGGTGCGCTGCGACTGGTTGTCGGAACAATTGCCGGTGCCCTACGCCATCGCCCGCGACGAGTGGCCGGCGCTCGCCGTGGAGGTCCAGGCGGGTGCCCAGGGTGTCGAAGCGACCACGGGAGCGATGCGGGTGCGCGTCACCCCGGACGGCCGGGTGCGCTTCGCCGATGCCGATGGGCAGACCCTGCGCGAGGAATTGCCCCCGGACCACCAGCGAGGCGGCTGGGTGCACCGGGTGTCGCTGGCCGAGCAAGAGCGGATCTACGGCCTCGGCGAGCGGGCCGCTCCCCTGAATTTGCGCCTGGCCCGCGATGCGGGCGGGGGGGCGACGGCCTTTCAGATGTGGAACTTCGACATGGCGGGGCGCTACGGCCCCGGGGCCGATCCGCTCTATATCTCGATTCCTCTCTATATCAGCTTGCAACCGCAGGGAAGTTATCTGGTCTTCTACGAAAACTCCTTCCCGGCCGCCTTCACCTTCAAACAGGAGGCGGTCGCCGCCTTCGAGGGCGGCGCCCTGCGCTATTACGTGGGAATCGGTCCTGTGGAGAAGCTGCTGGAGCGCTACACGGAGTTGACCGGCAGGCCGCCGTTGCCGCCCAAATGGGCTCTGGGCTATCACCAGTCGCGCTGGGGTTACGAGACCGAGGCGGCCGTGCGCAACGTCGCCCAGGCCTTTGAGGCCAACGACATTCCCGTAAGCGCCATCCACCTC harbors:
- a CDS encoding sensor histidine kinase, which codes for MASPDLRIILIDDNPGDRLLALRELTQEFPNLQAEQITDQAAFEGALATQRFDVVITDYQLHWGDGLQVLRRVKRRFPDCPVIMFTNSSNGELAAQAMKDGLDDYVTKSPRQYIRLAGAVRSALAFTRANRRVERLQSRLQTLLNRLHVGVFRASVGGRLIECNIAFLQLLGFTSSGQIQQLPFEQLYCPPPDGAPEGYWENEILLQRPDGSELWVLLSATLSAGEDGGIIDGLIEDISARKQNSEQLERRVRERTVQLEAANQELEAFTYSVSHDLREPLRNMQGLAQALLEDFSAQLPPTAHQYAQLIVRSSQQMDTLIQDLLTYSRLGRADTHPQPVNLNTVISAVLTQLQTKLQEVGAEVQVASPLPEVHGHFNTLVQVLLNLLTNAIKFVAPGVTPRVRIRADVHDREGSRWVRLWVEDNGIGVSPENHQRIFRVFERLHGSETYPGTGIGLAIVRKGIEQHGGRAGVEADLGQGSRFWVDLPPVADG
- a CDS encoding response regulator codes for the protein MRAERRTILLVENNPAAVVMVERAFRQGQLDFALKVVLDGREALLYLGGEPPYTDRESYPLPVMVISNIQMPHVSGFELLTWMRRQDHLKDIPVVMLSSSALESDSDQAYALGAFSYLIKPIGTESLINVVQSLNLS